One Mus musculus strain C57BL/6J chromosome X, GRCm38.p6 C57BL/6J DNA window includes the following coding sequences:
- the Gm36049 gene encoding BEN domain-containing protein 2, whose product MSTNWYSRSNNDGGVGPSQWLQDVRESVKRERVDFEHTPDANPEGSDNASINPDQLVYLGDPSRDIQILYSVLKTAKSHLRPDLSAKYIVLHLFPEEVLIASNVYGNMECGLFALDPNRIDALREFLQDNYPEYELEETGYYWKLCVTAINGCLQTLRQGPRNAIA is encoded by the exons ATGTCCACAAACTGGTATTCCAGAAGCAATAATGATGGAGGTGTGGGCCCTTCTCAGTGGCTTCAGGATGTCAGGGAGTctgtaaaaagagaaagagtggaTTTTGAACACACTCCTGATGCTAACCCTGAGGGCAGTGATAATGCATCCATCAATCCTGACCAATTGG tATATCTTGGAGATCCATCTAGAGATATACAGATACTATATTCAGTACTGAAAACAGCAAAATCCCATTTGCGTCCAGACCTGTCAGCCAAGTACATCGTTCTCCACTTGTTTCCAGAGGAAGTACTAATTGCAAGTAATGTCTATGGCAATATGGAGTGTGGCCTGTTTGCCCTTGATCCCAATAGGATTGATGCTCTCCGAG AATTTCTTCAGGACAACTACCCTGAATATGAACTAGAAGAAACTGGATATTATTGGAAATTGTGTGTGACAGCCATCAATGGCTGTCTCCAAACCCTTAGACAAGGCCCAAGGAATGCAATAGCTTAA